In the Cellulomonas sp. C5510 genome, GCACCGGCTCCGGCACGGACTCGTCCACGGCGTCCAGCAGGTCCTCGACGGACTTGACCCACTGCGGGTCGCCCTCGAGGGCCTTCAGGCCGGAGACGCGGATGACGGGCGCGTTGTCGCCGTCGAAGCCCTGCGACGACAGCAGCTCGCGGACCTCCATCTCGACGAGCTCGAGGATCTCCTCGTCGTCGACCATGTCGGACTTGTTGAGCGCCACGAGCAGGTAGGGCACGCCGACCTGACGGGCGAGCAGGACGTGCTCACGCGTCTGGGCCATCGGGCCGTCGGTGGCGGCGACCACGAGGATGGCGCCGTCCATCTGCGCCGCACCCGTGATCATGTTCTTGATGTAGTCGGCGTGACCCGGCGCGTCGACGTGAGCGTAGTGACGCTTCTCCGTCTGGTACTCGACGTGCGCGATGTTGATGGTGATACCGCGCTGCTTCTCCTCCGGCGCCTTGTCGATCTCGTCGAACGGCGTGAAGGGGTTCAGGTCGGGGTACTTGTCGTGCAGCACCTTCGAGATGGCAGCGGTCAGCGTCGTCTTGCCGTGGTCGACGTGACCGATGGTCCCGATGTTGACGTGCGGCTTGGTCCGCTCGAACTTCGCCTTGCCCACTGGGTCCTCCTCAGGACTCTGGTGTAGAGATTGCCGAACGATGCGGGGGCTGGTCACCCTCGCGGACGTGCGGTCCTACGGGTCGGGTTGATTGGTCGTACTCGGTTCGACCTGTGGGACTACTCGCCCCGGGTCTTCTTGATGATCTCGTCGGCAACATTCCGAGGCACCTCGGCGTAGCTGTCGAACTGCATCGAGTACACCGCACGACCCTGGGTCTTCGACCGCAGGTCACCGACGTACCCGAACATCTCGGAGAGAGGAACCAGGGCGCGGATCACCTTCACGCCCGTCGCGTCCTCCATGGACTGGATCATGCCGCGCCGCGAGTTGATGTCGCCGATGACGTCGCCCATGTAGTCCTCGGGCGTGCGCACCTCGACGGCCATGACGGGCTCGAGGAGGACCGGGTCCGCCTTGCGGACGGCCTCCTTGAGGACCATCGAGCCCGCGATCTTGAACGCCATCTCGGACGAGTCGACGTCGTGCGCCGCCCCGTCGAGGAGCGTCGCCTTGATGCCGACCAGCGGGAAGCCCGCCAGCACGCCGAGCTGCATCGCGCTCTGGATGCCCTGGTCGACCGACGGGATGTACTCGCGCGGGACGCGACCACCGGTGACGGCGTTGACGAACTCGTACGTCGCGCCGTCCTCGGAGACCAGCGGCTCGAAGGTCATCTGGACCTTGGCGAACTGGCCGGAGCCACCCGTCTGCTTCTTGTGCGTGTAGTCGATCTTCTCCACCGTGCGGCGGATCGTCTCGCGGTACGCCACCTGCGGCTTGCCGACGTTCGCCTCGACCTTGAACTCGCGACGCATGCGGTCGACGAGGATGTCGAGGTGGAGCTCGCCCATGCCGCCGATGACGGTCTGGCCGGTCTCCTCGTCCAGGCGGACGCGGAAGGTCGGGTCCTCCTCGGCGAGCTTCTGGATCGCCGTGGAGAGCTTCTCCTGGTCGGCCTTCGTCTTGGGCTCGATGGCCACGTCGATGACCGGCTCGGGGAACGTCATCGACTCGAGGATGACCTGCGAGCTCATGTCCGACAGGGTGTCACCGGTGGTGACGTCCTTGAGGCCGATGAACGCGTAGATGTGGCCGGCCGTGGCCTCGTCGACAGGGTTCTCCTTGTTGGCGTGCATCTGGAAGATCTTCCCGATGCGCTCCTTCTTGCCCTTGGTCGAGTTCATGACCTGGGCGCCCTGCACGACCTTCCCCGAGTACACGCGGATGAAGGTGAGCTTGCCGAAGAACGGGTGCGCGGCGATCTTGAACGCCAGGGCC is a window encoding:
- the tuf gene encoding elongation factor Tu, giving the protein MGKAKFERTKPHVNIGTIGHVDHGKTTLTAAISKVLHDKYPDLNPFTPFDEIDKAPEEKQRGITINIAHVEYQTEKRHYAHVDAPGHADYIKNMITGAAQMDGAILVVAATDGPMAQTREHVLLARQVGVPYLLVALNKSDMVDDEEILELVEMEVRELLSSQGFDGDNAPVIRVSGLKALEGDPQWVKSVEDLLDAVDESVPEPVRDMDKPFLMPIEDVFTITGRGTVVTGKVDRGKLAINSEVEIVGIRPAQKTTVTGIEMFHKQMDEAWAGENCGLLLRGTKREDVERGQVVVKPGSITPHTEFEGQVYILAKDEGGRHNPFYSNYRPQFYFRTTDVTGVITLPEGTEMVMPGDNTEISVQLIQPIAMEEGLGFAIREGGRTVGSGRVTKIIK
- the fusA gene encoding elongation factor G encodes the protein MALDVLTDLNKVRNIGIMAHIDAGKTTTTERILYYTGVNYKIGETHDGASTTDWMEQEQERGITITSAAVTAFWNKGKPNETQINVIDTPGHVDFTVEVERSLRVLDGAVAVFDGKEGVEPQSETVWRQADKYEVPRICFVNKMDKLGADFYFTVDTIVNRLKAKPLVIQLPIGAENDFVGVVDLVEMRALVWRGETEMGAKYEIEGIPADLQERAEQFRSELLEAVAETDDDLLEKFLGGEELTVAEIKAGIRKLTISGEAFPVLCGSAFKNKGVQPMLDAVVDYLPSPLDVPAIQGHDVKDPEVVIERHPDADEPFSALAFKIAAHPFFGKLTFIRVYSGKVVQGAQVMNSTKGKKERIGKIFQMHANKENPVDEATAGHIYAFIGLKDVTTGDTLSDMSSQVILESMTFPEPVIDVAIEPKTKADQEKLSTAIQKLAEEDPTFRVRLDEETGQTVIGGMGELHLDILVDRMRREFKVEANVGKPQVAYRETIRRTVEKIDYTHKKQTGGSGQFAKVQMTFEPLVSEDGATYEFVNAVTGGRVPREYIPSVDQGIQSAMQLGVLAGFPLVGIKATLLDGAAHDVDSSEMAFKIAGSMVLKEAVRKADPVLLEPVMAVEVRTPEDYMGDVIGDINSRRGMIQSMEDATGVKVIRALVPLSEMFGYVGDLRSKTQGRAVYSMQFDSYAEVPRNVADEIIKKTRGE